In Capsicum annuum cultivar UCD-10X-F1 chromosome 7, UCD10Xv1.1, whole genome shotgun sequence, one genomic interval encodes:
- the LOC107853355 gene encoding receptor-like protein EIX1 → MATNIHLLLISLSILILHRSIAFGSMSSEDHAETLCITYEREALLEFKQELIDEHNMLSSWKNEECCTWRGVKCSNTTGHILVLSLRGSIESTPDSSNFLTLTGNISSSLVKLQYLKYLDLSFNDFGGQIPKFIGYFRRLEYLNLSSSYNPFTGLIPPQLQNLTHLRALDLGQNSLIVKSLEWLSHLVYLEHLDLSFSNVQAKNWLQEIIKLPSLRELHLSSCQLPIISSSSLVSDNISSSHISILDISYNKYTSQAINSWLFNFTSLTSLSLSGNDLGQIASGFGNLKSLEHLKLYGSGIQGGIPRTFENLSRLRSIDATSNNLLSQPFSELLDNLSGSNRSLEFLSFEGNALTGSLINLTRFSSLRELRLQGNLLNGIFHESFRQISILEYLDLSNNQMTGSLPDLALFPSLRELHLGSNHFHGMIPQGLGQLSELKILDVSFNRLQGLPESLGLLSKLKILDVSFNRLKGLPESIGKLFDLESFDAPYNLLEGTISESHLSNLCNLKSLNLSSNSLTWNVSLDWIPCFQLQVISLSSCNLGPHFPKWLRTQNRYSILDLSLNNISDTMPSWFSKLPPMLTYLNLSYNQISGKIQDLSSNNVGPIVIDFGYNNFSGSLPRFPQLVSALRVDNNQISGSLSSICEIRSVVTLDLSDNLLSGEIPDCWTVISVPMVLNVANNRISGSIPYSLCYSSSLSSLYVRNNNLSGQFPASLKNCQGLKVLDLGRNTLSGKIPEWIGSKLAYLGILSLRFNEFSGSIPPSICQLQSIQILDLSGNHLSGRIPKCFSNFTTMQLLQDGSSVSYDFDPYTPRVGTLYHGNALVQWKNKESEYRNILWLLKTIDLSSNKLVGDIPKGFRRMNALLSLNLSRNNLTGNIIEGIGIMKMLESLDLSKNHLLGEIPIGLANLTFLSVLDLSCNNFSGRIPSSTQLQGFDSSTYGGNIHLCGPPLPDCPTFAPPNPRVGYDSTFKENDDDEFLSSEFYISMALGFIVAFGGVLGSLFFSKSWSNAYFKWLHL, encoded by the coding sequence atggctaCGAATATTCATTTGCTTCTGATTTCTCTATCAATATTGATCCTGCACCGAAGCATAGCTTTTGGATCAATGTCAAGTGAGGACCATGCAGAAACTTTGTGCATAACATATGAGAGGGAAGCTCTTCTCGAGTTCAAACAGGAGCTCATAGATGAACATAACATGCTTTCATCGTGGAAAAATGAAGAATGCTGTACTTGGAGGGGTGTGAAATGCAGTAACACAACTGGCCATATACTCGTCCTTAGTCTTCGTGGGAGTATTGAATCCACTCCTGATAGTAGTAACTTTCTCACGTTAACAGGTAATATCAGTTCATCACTGGTTAAATTGCAGTATTTGAAGTACTTGGATCTTAGTTTCAATGATTTTGGAGgccaaataccaaaatttattgGTTACTTCAGAAGGCTAGAGTACCTAAATCTCTCATCTAGTTACAATCCTTTCACTGGTTTAATTCCTCCTCAGCTCCAAAATCTAACACACTTAAGGGCTCTTGATCTTGGTCAAAATTCTTTAATAGTCAAGAGCCTTGAGTGGCTCTCTCATCTAGTGTATTTGGAGCACTTAGATCTAAGTTTTTCCAATGTGCAAGCGAAAAACTGGTTACAAGAGATAATCAAGCTTCCTAGTTTGAGGGAATTGCATTTATCTTCCTGTCAACTCCCCATAATCAGTTCTTCATCACTTGTATCCGACAATATTTCCTCCTCTCATATTTCCATCCTTGACATCTCCTATAACAAATATACGTCTCAGGCAATTAATAGTTGGCTTTTTAACTTCACTAGTCTTACTAGTCTATCTCTTTCGGGTAACGACTTAGGTCAAATTGCCAGTGGCTTTGGGAACTTGAAATCTTTAGAACATCTTAAGCTATATGGAAGTGGCATTCAAGGCGGGATACCAAGGACTTTTGAGAATTTAAGTCGTTTACGCTCTATTGATGCAACTTCCAATAACTTATTAAGTCAACCATTTTCTGAGTTgcttgataacttatcagggaGTAATAGATCCCTCGAGTTTTTGTCCTTTGAGGGAAATGCACTCACTGGTTCATTGATTAATCTTACTAGATTTTCATCGTTGAGGGAATTAAGGCTACAAGGAAACTTGCTGAATGGCATTTTCCATGAAAGCTTTAGACAAATCTccattcttgaatatcttgattTGTCTAATAACCAGATGACAGGGTCATTACCAGACTTGGCATTATTTCCATCATTGAGAGAGTTGCACCTAGGCTCCAATCACTTTCATGGAATGATACCACAAGGTTTAGGGCAACTTTCAGAGCTTAAAATCTTGGATGTTTCTTTCAATAGACTGCAAGGCTTACCGGAAAGTCTAGGGCTACTTTCCAAGCTGAAAATCTTGGATGTCTCTTTCAATAGACTGAAAGGCTTACCGGAAAGTATAGGGAAACTTTTTGACCTTGAAAGTTTTGATGCTCCTTATAATTTGTTAGAAGGTACAATCTCTGAATCCCATCTGTCCAACCTTTGCAACCTGAAAAGTTTAAACTTGTCATCGAACTCATTGACTTGGAATGTTAGCCTTGATTGGATTCCATgttttcaactacaagttataAGCCTTTCATCTTGTAATCTTGGCCCTCATTTTCCAAAATGGCTTCGAACTCAAAATAGATACTCAATTCTGGATCTCTCTCTTAATAATATCTCAGACACAATGCCTAGTTGGTTCTCAAAGTTGCCTCCCATGTTAACATACTTGAATCTCTCTTACAACCAAATCAGCGGAAAGATACAAGATTTATCATCCAACAATGTTGGTCCCATTGTCATAGATTTCGGTTATAACAATTTCTCAGGGTCGTTACCAAGATTTCCACAACTGGTTAGTGCATTGCGTGTTGATAACAATCAGATTTCTGGATCCCTTAGCTCCATATGTGAAATACGGTCAGTTGTAACCTTAGACCTGTCCGATAATCTCTTGTCCGGAGAGATTCCTGATTGTTGGACTGTCATATCTGTTCCAATGGTCCTTAATGTAGCCAATAACCGTATATCTGGAAGCATTCCATACTCTTTGTGTTATTCGTCATCCTTGAGCTCTCTATATGTGCGTAACAACAATTTAAGTGGACAGTTTCCTGCCTCTTTGAAGAATTGCCAAGGTTTGAAAGTCTTGGATTTGGGAAGAAATACATTGAGTGGAAAGATCCCAGAATGGATAGGGTCTAAGTTAGCTTATTTGGGGATTCTGAGCCTACGATTCAATGAATTCTCTGGGAGCATTCCTCCAAGTATATGTCAGCTTCAATCTATTCAGATACTGGACCTTTCTGGCAACCATTTGTCCGGGAGAATTCCAAAATGCTTCAGCAATTTCACGACAATGCAACTTTTGCAAGATGGTTCAAGTGTGAGCTATGACTTCGATCCTTACACCCCTCGAGTAGGTACATTGTACCATGGAAATGCATTAGTCCAATGGAAGAACAAGGAGTCAGAGTACCGTAATATCTTGTGGCTTCTGAAGACCATCGATCTATCTAGCAACAAACTAGTTGGTGACATCCCTAAAGGTTTTAGAAGAATGAATGCATTGCTATCATTGAACCTGTCAAGAAACAATCTGACAGGAAATATCATTGAAGGAATTGGTATAATGAAGATGTTGGAGTCTCTTGATTTGTCAAAAAACCATCTTTTGGGGGAAATCCCAATAGGCCTTGCTAACTTGACATTTCTTAGCGTGTTGGATTTGTCATGCAACAACTTCTCAGGGAGAATACCATCGAGTACACAATTGCAAGGCTTTGATTCCTCAACCTATGGTGGGAATATTCATCTATGTGGCCCTCCTCTTCCAGATTGTCCTACATTTGCCCCTCCAAATCCTCGTGTTGGTTATGACAGTACTTTcaaagaaaatgatgatgatgagtttCTATCTTCAGAGTTTTACATATCGATGGCATTGGGGTTCATTGTTGCATTTGGGGGAGTGTTAGGCTCTTTGTTCTTCAGTAAGTCATGGAGTAATGCCTACTTTAAGTGGCTCCATCTTTAG